In the genome of Suncus etruscus isolate mSunEtr1 chromosome 3, mSunEtr1.pri.cur, whole genome shotgun sequence, the window TATATGCCtgccagtgcttagggattatttctagctctgtgttcaaggattattcctggaagggttcagggttgaaccagggttgttcacatgcaaggaaagtatccatccactgtactattcccTGAGTTTCATTTTAAATTGAGTTGTCACTGATTGAGGAACCAATGTGCTAACCTAGTGTGGGTGAATGATGCTGCAATGAGATATTTGCCAAAGAGACATCCCAGGATGAGAGTCACAAGGGAGCATGATTATGAGAAGGGGCCATTTACCCCTGCAATCTCTGATCACAAAGGCAACTAAACCCAGACCTCTGttgaagaaaagacaagaaaatctGACCTGTCTTGGAATGTCAGTGTAGAGTTCCATGTTCTATCagcgagatagtacagctggaatGGCATTTGCCATACAGCAGACCCAGATTTTATCTCTGTCACCATAATAGTAGTTCTCTGTGCCtggctagaagtgatccctgagcatagagacaggaataagtcctgagcctCACTAGGTGTTCTTCCCCACCATTCTccaccatccaaaaaaaaaagaaagaaaatccactTTTTGCCAGAAAGGTAGTTACGTGGGTAAAGGTGCCTGTTTTGCAATGTGTGCAAAGGTTCCATCTTTAGCGCTGCACAGCCTGGgggcattcctgagcacagagctagaaataccCTGCCAGCAGCCAAGTTCAAAGCTCTGTGTCCATTTTCCTCCATGTGAGCACCTCCAAAGCTGAGCCCTAGGGACTTTACACACCAGACCAGCAGAGAGCTGTGCTCCCCAGGATACAGTGCTGAAGAGGGGTTGTGCCTTGGCTGGAGCCAGGCAGGGAGAGCTCTGGCTGAGTAGGGCTCATATGCTGGGGTGACCTGACAATCCCAACAGAACATACCTGGGCAAGAAGATCCCTGGGTGCCCTGAGGActatctgtggtgccagggatggaaccagggccattagaatgcaaaaaaaaaaggggggggttggttattgtttttaattcataaggattaaaaaaaggaggaagtggtggcacagcagtaaggtgtttgccttgtacactgacctaggaaagaccgtggtttgatcccctggcatcccatatgatcccccaagccaggagtgatttctgagtgatttcaggagtaaaccctgagcatcactgggtttgcaCCCCCAAAATATTCAGAAGGATTTATAAGGATAGTATTAACCTTAAGTTTCAGTGCCcccaaatatatgttttttttatttaggaaagtTGACATTTCTTGGCATGTCAAATCCTCAAGGGCAGAGTGATCAGACATTCATCTGTCCACACTTTCAAAAGCAGTAGACATTCATGATCTCATTCTGCCTGGGGTAATTCTAAGTAATGTGATCTCAGGTCCTTCTCATGCAAGAATGCCCGCAGAGAACTTTGACATCATGCAGTACCTCATAGGTTTCTATCAGCCTTGCAAGGGTTTGAATTCCAAGGTCAAGGTCATTGACTACAGCATTCTCTGGGTCTCACATTGCAAAGATGAGCTTTTAAGGCATCTAAGGATTGTTTGGTGCAAATCCTGGTTGGGACCAGATTTTCTCTTGTGGACACTGTATCaacccttctctcccctttctcacCCACAGAGAAAATCCAAGATCACAGCCTCCCGCAAACTCATGCTGAAGGTGAGGGTGTCTACTGGCTCTGGGAGATGTCCAGAGGGAGGCAGAGGGTTGCAGGACAGATTCTGGGGGGGTGAGGATGGTTAAGAGGAAGGTAAAGCAGAGAGAAGTCATTGAGAAGGCAGAGGGAGCCTGGTCATCACCTGGAACCAGGTGGTCAGTTGGGGGGAGCCTTGAGTTACTGCAAGAAGGCAACTGACAGTGCCAGGTGGGAGCTGGGTCTTGGAAGTTTCTCACTGGAGCCAAGGACCCAGATAAACAAGGTGTGCAGTCAGTAGAATTTTCTTCCCCTCACCCTCTGTGGCTAGAGCCCATGTCTACTCTTAGCAGCTGACCAGTTCAGTTATGCCCCAGCATTGCCTGACCTGGAGATCCCCCTGTAAGAGAGTCCTGGGCCCCTAGAGCTCAGAGATACCTTGGGAGCTGGGGCTCAATCATCCCCCTGCCCTTTCCAGAGCCTTATGCTGGCCAAGGCCAAAGAATGCTGGGAGCAAGAACATGAGGAGCGTGAAGCGGAGAAGGCCCGCTACCTGGCAGAGCGCATCCCTACACTGCAGACCCGAGGCCTGTCTCTTAGTGCCCTGCAGGTGAGCCCGGCtggcgggggggaggggggggggggctaagcATGGGGTAGGGTCATGGGCTAGAGGCAAGGGGGTGGAGAAGTGAAGGTGAGGAGTTCAGGCTTGACTGATGGTTTGCTGAGGGGATCCCAGGGAGCTGGTGGCAGGAACTGGGACTAATAGGCTCTTAGAGCTGCAAGTACAAGTGGCTCTTTCCTTATACAGTAACATTTAACACCCTCATATACACACCACACACCCATAAcccacactcatacacacattcatatatatacacacactatatACACACCACATACAAACACCACATACCTATATACATAACTCATATACACACCCATATACATACTACACGTCTACTCGTATAAAACACCACCATGCACATACCTGTGTATACACTCCACAGGGGTGGGGCTGACAGAGCAGGGTGTGGAGTGGGGAGGTGAACTAAGATGCTCTATTACCCCAAAGACCTACCCATTTTGCCCATTGTGGTGGGTAtttgttctggtttttgtttttcctccccgaatgccttaacccctgggcTGCTTGCTCTGGGCCATTGTCCTTCCATGttggaaatgtttccattggtacAAAAGGTTGAGAAGGGACAGGGAGGCAATAACTCTTGGCTGCTCTagctttagtttagtttttgtttgtttgtttttgttttttgggggccacacccagcagcactcaggagtttactccaggctctgtgttcagaaattacatcctggcaggctcgggggaccatatgggatgctgggaatggaatccaggttggatgcatgcagggaaaacaccctatctgctgtgctattgctctggcctcactagctttagttttattttttggttcccATAAACAGTTTTCAAAATTCCCTAACATATACTGTTTTCTATcataagacaattttttttttttttgttattcggGGGCCACacttaatggtgctcagagcttactcctggctctgcactcaaggatcacttctggagggggtTAGGGGATCACATGTGGTGCTGGATTGGGACCCCTACATGCTTGTTCCATTAATTAGGGCCAAGGCACCTTCTTTAGGGCTGGAAGCTAGTACAGATGTCTAGCACCTGCCTTGTATCCATCCAACCCTGGTAAGTTCCTAGGTACCACAGTTTTGTGCATCTCACATCCTTGCAACCTCAAATTTAACCATCTATCTTGGGTGACTTTgaatctccaggaatgatcccgggTCCTCTAGCTACTCTAAATACCACATTGGACACCTCCCCCCAAGTGGAGATATCTTTAATGTAGCaaggacagtggggaaggcaagAGTTATCTGAGAGTCCCAAGAGCCCTGGGTGGGATGACTGGACTCCCAGCAGCCTAGGGGTGACTGAGTCTCAGCTCCCTTCTGATCCACTGTCTCCAGGACCTGTGCCGGGAACTGCATGCCCAGGTGGAGGTGGTGGACGAGGAGAGATATGACATCGAGGCTAAAATGTCTCCACAACACCCGGGAGGTGAGCCTGAGCCAGTTGGTCACAGCTGGGGGGACATCTTATCTTGGGATGAGCCTCAGTGTGGCCACTATGACCCTGGGGTCCCCTCCTTTTGTAGTATCAGGGAAATGGGTCCTAGCATGATAGGCAGACAGGGGCTGCCCATATCGACAGGAAGTGTCACCTTTGCTCTTCTGTCCTGGTTTTGCCTCTGGGGAGCCACCCCTAGAACTCCCATGCAACCAAGCACTGCTCTATGGCTGCTGCCCAGAAGCTTTGCTGGTCACACTATGGGTGCTACTAACTGCTTCACTATGGGGTCACTTGGATTTGAGGGCCTTGGCACATTGGTGGTCTCTGAACCCCACTCTAGTGCTCACACTCCCTCCAAAGTATGCAGGGCCCTTAGCTGTGTCCAGACTCTGCTCAGTGGGGGCATCCAGGCACTTGTTTAAGAGGTGAAGGGGACAGAGGGGATCAGGAATGGAGCCACTCTCCTTCCCAGAATTCCCCAGAGGATTCTGGGGGTTATTCACTCTGATGGACTGAGTCTGAGACTGGAAGAGTTGCTTTAGGTCTCCAGAAAGGTTATTTATGAGCAGGGGGTGAGGCTGCAGGAGACCAGCTTTTTTCCATGCCATTAGGGTTGTGACCTCCCCTATGCCTGAGCTTGGGTGGGGTGACCCTTCTCCTTACTTGATTGGAATGGCTGTGGGCTTGATCTATCCAttgacctccctccctccctccttcctgcttctctctctctcttttttttttttttttgtggtttttgggtcacaccgtaatgctcagggggttactcctggctatgcgctcaaagtTGCTCctgggcttggggagaccatatgggacaccgggggatcgaaccgtggtccgtccaaggctagcacagggaaggcaggcaccttacctttagtgccaccgtccggcccccaaagtttttgtttgtttgtttgtttgtttgtttttttttggtttttggggcacacccggcagtgctcagaggttactcctggctgtctgcttagaaatagctcctggcggggccgggaaggtggcgctggagataaggtgtctgccttgtaagcgctaccaaggaacggaccgcggttcgatcccccggcgtcccatatggtccccccaagccagggggcgatttctgagcacatagctcaggagtaacccctgagcgtcaaacgggtgtggcccaaaaaccaaaaaaaaaaaaaaagaaatagctcctggcaggcacaggggaccatatgagacactgggattcgaaccaaccacctttggtcctggattggctgcttgcaaggtaaacaccgctgtgctatctctccgggcccttgcttctctctcttactccacctcttcctctcttcctctctctccctccctctctccttgacTACCTTTCTCatatctcttcctctctccctccatcccttttttccttcccctccccttcctccctcccgtccttcttccttgcttccctccctcattttttccttcccttccttcctcgcctcccttccttctttcttcctccctctcctctcttcctcccttctccttccttccttccttccttccttccttccttccttccttccttccttccttccttccttccttccttccttccttccttccttccttccttccttccttccttccctcctttcctctctccctccctctctctgtccctctttcccttccttctttccttccttcctccctcaaacAAGTTTGATTTTTGCTAATGAAGAATGCATCTCAGTTATTCcagaggactggagagattggGGTGTAGTTTTGTATCTCCAGTAGCCTGAGATCCTCAGAAAGGGGTGCCCCTGACTAGCCCCCACCCcagtgatccctggcacccacacTCCTGTAGATTAAGGACCTGAAGCTGAAAGTGCTGGACCTCCGAGGCAAGTTCAAGCGCCCACCCCTGCGTCGAGTCCGGGTCTCGGCTGACGCCATGCTCCGGGCTCTGCTGGGTTCCAAGCACAAGGTGTCCATGGACCTTCGAGCCAACCTGAAGTCTGTGAAGAAGGAAGACACAGAGAAGGTGAGGGCTCTTCTCCTCTGAACATTTCATCTTGGTCCTACCATTCTCCTTCACCCAATATCCTCACACGCAGCTAGAAGCAGGCCCTTAAAGCTCCAACATAGGCCAGACAACCTGTTAGAACATTTCAGAACTTCCCAGAGATCAGTGGATGAAGTCTTATTATTCTGTTTCCGGAGAAAGAAGGTGTGTCGGCTGCCCTAGGGCTGCTTCTAGtcttaggaacacaaatatagggacacaaagagagacagaaagatagagagaggaaTAAAGTGAAAATACTCACAAGTTTGACGACCAAGGAGACAGGCACTCAGGAATCAGAGAAACATGGATGAAGAATCCTGGGTTCTTGGCCCCAGAGGTGCCAGGAGTCCTGAGAGGTATGTGAGGTACCCTGTCAGGCAAGTGTCTTAGGGTGGTACTGAGCCATAACATCTGACTTGGAGGTGAAGTGGAGTGAAGTTGGGCTGCAGGGGCATGGATTGGGGGACCCACTGGCTTTCTCCTTGAGCCTCAGTTCTATCTCTGCCCCCCACTCCCACACCTCCCTGGGGTCACCAGTCAGCACCCTGTGTGGGTGGAGAGGTGTGTGTCTCAACTCCTGTTTCTGAAAAGTAGCTGGTTTTCTATCACTTCATTCTCTTGTTCTTGGGGGTTTCTGAGGACCCTCAGGTCTGATCGTCTCTGAGGTGTGTGTCTGCCCGCAGGAGCGACCTGTGGAGGTGGGTGACTGGAGGAAGAATGTGGAGGCCATGTCGGGGATGGAGGGCCGGAAGAAGATGTTCGACGGGGCCAAGACACCCACAGCTCAGTAGAGGTACCAGAGGCTGCACCCCCATCTTACTCCCACTCACTCTCCTCTGATCTTGCAGCCTCACAAGGGTCCAGAGGTGGAGGGTGGACAGCTGTGGCAAGTCAGAGCCACTCTGGGCCTGTCTGTTTCCCTAAGATATAAAATTGGGGCCTCAGTGGTTCAAGATGTTGTCCTGGGACCCTCAGCATGGGGTCTGCCTGATGTAAGCCTGTGAGGAACCCCTGAATGGAAACTGTAGGGGTAAGGGTCACCTGAACGCAAGTTTTTGAGAACCACTATTTAGGCTGAGAGGGAAACTTTTTCCTGACAGGGGCCACTTGCGTCTTTACAGCATCATTTGTGGGCTTTAAGGTACCGGCTGTCAGTCTGAGAAACACCCATGCCTGTCCATGATGTGCTAGGGAGGCCGGGACCTCAGGATTTGAGGGCTTACATGGCTGCGGTGTGTGCCAAATGGCCCCCATCCCTGGCTAGGGACTCTCTGTGCCTGCAATGCTGACTTGCTGGAAGCCTAAATTCTTGGAAACATCCCCTGGGAATTCCCTGATAAGCGTTCCACTTTCACCACCCTCCTGGCAGGGTGGATTGGGTGGGGTGCCATTGAAGACAAGTTCCCACACTCCTGTTGGCAATTACAGTGGCCACAGGGGTCTGAGAGCTTCCACCTTTGTCTCCACAGGCTATCACCAGCTTCTTGCTTCTCCAGCCCCCACCTTTCCAGCCATCCAGTGTGGGGAGATCAGCTCCAAGCATTCACTTTTTCCTACCCATGCCACCCCCTGCCTCCTGCTGCTGTGATGTGAAGTGTCCCCCAGTGCTGTGACCTCCATTAAATGCCAGTAATTCACCCATTTGTGCTGTCTTAGCTTTGAGTGTTTGGAAAATAAGAAGATGGGGGTCTGTGAAGAAGATGTCTGTGTAAAGGGGTTTGTGAAGAGAAACTCTGTGAAAAGGGGTCTCTCTGTGTGTGGGTCAGTGAAGATGGAAGCTGAAGAAGAGGAAACTGTGAAGGGGGTCTGTTAATATGTCAGTGAAGAGGTCTGGGCTGGGCACTGGTCAGGTTCTTGGGGTCACAATTCAGATCTGAGAGCTAATGTCTGTCAACATTCATCTATAGCTGCCCCTGGTGCCTCCCACAGCTGCCCCGCAGGCCCAAAAGGCTCAGtacacccaacctggtctgaaacATCATCAGCGCCAATGACTGTTGCCCTCTCCTGAACCCCCTAACTCAGTCATCAAGAGGGGCCTCTTCATTTCAAGCCATTGCCTGATCTCAcactccccttcctttccttggTGCCCTCTGGATGTTCTGAAATGACCAGGGTTCTGTCGCTTAGAGCCCACAACTGCCACTCTAGCAGGCAACCAGGGACCCTGATTGGGGCTTCACAGGAACTTCTTGCAGTTCTGAGCCTGGCCACCAGGggctcctctctcccctctgtccCTGGGGTTCTCTTTGCCCTTCTTTCCCCTTCACCCTCGTGAACAGGTCATGAAGGTCAGATGGAATCTTTCTTTGAGCTGGGGCTACCAAGTCATCTGCTTCAAGTCCCCTGTCATGTCAAGTCATCTGTCCTTGGGTCAGGTCCTTTTCCAGTCTCCTGAGAAACTGAACTCATTCTGCAGAGGGGTGTCAGCCTGCTGGGGTGCAATGACTGGGTGGgtgtctctcctttccttcttcactGGATAGAGGGGCTTCCCTGCACAGAGGCCAGAGGACAGAACTGGCACTTCAGGGTTCAGTTTCAACAGAAGCGGCTACTTCAAGAATTAGAGctgggtgggctggagagatagcttgccttgcaagcgaccaacccaggaccaataatggttcaaatcctggcatcccatatggtcccccgtgcctgccaagagccatttccttttttttttttttttgtttttgggccacatccgtttgacgctcagggattactcctggctatgcgctcagaaatcgcccctggcttggggggaccatatgggacactgggggatcgaaccgcggtccgaaCCGGGGTTCTACTCTAGCtatggcttgcaaggcagacaccttacctctagcaccaccttcccggccccgccaagagcaatttctgagctgagagccaggaataaccctgagcgctgctgagtgtggccccaaacaaaacaaaacaaagtgttaGAGCTGGGCCTAAGTGGGAGCCAGGCCTAAGTTGGAGCTGGACCTAAGTGGGAGTCAGGCCTTTGGGCCGTCTCAGGTCCCCAGAGGGTCAACCTGTCTCCAGAGGCCTATTTCCAACTGCCCTTCAAGTCACTGGCCTGCCCTGTGCTCCCAGAGGATTATCTTCCATTAATGCCCGAAGCTGGGTGCAAAGTACATGTCAGCTACTCTCTGGAACATGATCTGGACCTGGggctccccaccccagccctgcaGCTGCCATGATGTTTGATGACTTCAAACAGCTCAGTGGTGGAGGGGCAGGAGATGGAGAGATAACGTAGGTGTTAAGGCTTTgtcacagccaacccaggctcaatccctagtTCCAttcaaggtcccctgagcactgttaggagtaattcctgagcccggagccaggagtaaaccccaagcagtgctagatgtggcccaaaaatccaaaaccaaaacccaaacagaTCATTCAGCAGAAAGGCAGAGATAAGTGAAGAGCATGACTACTAGGCACACAACCTCAGGCGTCCACATAGCCAATGCCCCgctcacacacgcacacacacattcacaattCACGCTCTCACACATACATACTCATATACACCCATATCCTCACAGCCCACATTTAATACAACTCACTTGCACACACTTATAGCCACGAATGTGCCTGCTCAtctccccccacatacacacgCATATCTAATCACTTATTCACTCATGAAGCTGGAGGACTTGAACCCCCCTCACTGTGCCCCAACCCTGCCTCCTGGGGCCCCTCTCCAGGCCCGCTTCTGCTCCTCCTCAGCCCTTTGGTAAATCCTGGCCCTCAGCTCTGCCAGTCGACTATTAACCAGGGCCCTGCCAACTCAGGGCCCCCACCCTTCCCGACAAAAGTGGGAAACCAGCCCCAGGCCTGACTCAGAACAAACACGGGGCACAGAAAGAGTGCCCTGGAGGAAGCCACACTCACAGAACTAGTCGGAGTGCAGGACTTTAAGGACAGAGACGTGCCAGGCTGGACATGAGGCTCCTTGAGCAGCAGTGGGAAGTCTGCATGGGTAATGGGAAGGGGTGCCCAGGCACCTGAGCTGGACAGCAGTGTGGGGTTTGAGGTGGTTCACCTCAATTTCTGAAGGTGGGAAGGAGCCCCCTACTCCACTTCATCCCTATCACTAGGGAGTAAAACATGCCCCCTGCATCAAAAGATTTCCACTCACTACCCACTCACGAACTCACTCACTCCACACACAAGTTTCTCAAGAGCTAGGCAGTTCctgttcccattttacagatgggaaAAGTGAGGCACAGAGCAGTTTCTGGCCTGTAGTGCATTGACTGTGAGGAAATGCAGGGGCTGAAATTATAGGCAGCCTGGGAGAGCCCAAGCTTGGCCCCTCTTCTCAGGAGTAATAATTGTGAGTGAGGTGATGTCAGCCCTGTACTGACATTCTCTGAGAATTGGAAACCACTCACTGTCATCTCATTCAGCAGTGggaaaggcacctgccttgcatacaattgaaccaagttagatctctggcactgcatcattggtcccttgagcaccattaaGAGTGATGCTTGAGCTCAGAaataggagtaaggcctgagcacctctgggtgtggttccaaactCAAacctaaatatgtaaataaaattgatGTGCTCATTCCCAGAGAGGAGGTGGCGGTGGGGAACACAGCGCAGTGGTCTCTAGGGCTGCTCTTCCAGGAGTGGAATTTGCCTTAGTAATGCCCAGTCAGGCACTTTTTAGAAGTACAGTTGGGGCCTCTGGCCCTGCCTATACACCTAGGGAGACCCCAGGCCCCCATCATTGGACAGtactttcattttggttttgggccacacctggtggaactcACAGTCACGTGTTAGAATATTCAGCCTTTACCCTAAGTAGACGTGGAGCATCAGACTTCACCCTCAACCACTATTATGGCTTTCCTTTTACATATCCAGAGGTTCTTCTCATCCAGGTTCTCTTCTccaacctgttctccacccatgggggtAGCTCTATCTTCCCAATCAAGACTGTGGTCTGGTGGACTTGCCCCTCTCTCTCCATGTGGTAGGAAGGTCCTCAGGCCTGTGTTTcatctctctccagcctgatttGGATTGTTTCCGTCAGCAACCCTGTTCCAGACCcacttttcccctttcccttggGTTTGGGGCATGACAATTTATCCACACTTCCACAGTCAgacctgattctgcattcaggaatcatgcaTGGCGGGCCCtgggaactacatgggatgccagcgattgaTCTCAGGTCAGCTACCtgcctgctctactattgctcccaGGAAACCCAGTGGAAGTCTCTGGCCCTGTAGCAAGGAGTGGGGATGACAGTGAGAGCCCCCTCTGCAGCCCAACCTGCTGCCACCCAGCCTGTGCCCTGCAGCTCCCCATCCCCAGAGGCCTGGGCTCTGAGCCCACCTGGCAGTGGTGCCTCCCCCTTGGTGGGCCCAGCTCAGGGCTGCTGGGCTGAAGGGCTGGAGAAGGGATCCCAGTTAAACATTAGCCCCAATGGCCTCCCACGAAGTGAGTCAGACTCCCTGCAGAGCTCTAGGCCGGGCAGCAGAAGGGGGCAGATCCGTTCCAGGTGGGTGACCAAGCTAGCTAGGGCCAGGACGGGGCTGGGACAGGGCAGGGACAGGGGAGGATTGAACAGGGACTGGGTGGGACATGGCGGGACAGGGAAGGGACAGGCGTGGGGCATTAGCTCTCCTGAGCTCAGCGGGgtctctctccacctttacccCACCGCCGAAACAGGAGATTCTTGACATCCTGAGACATGCGTGCAGCTGTGGGAGGGGTGGGCTGAAGCCAAGCCATGGGGCTCCTAACCCTGCCCCAGGGTTGTGGCTGATGttgaagagaaagagacaggttCAAGGTCAGAgctgggtgggggaggaggataaATCCTGGGCTCCCTGCCTGTGCCCACAGGCTGAGCCTGGGCAGTGCCTGGGTGTCCCTGCAGGGCGGAGGTGCAGGTACCTTCGAGGCAGCTTATCTCTGGCCCTGGCTCAGCACCCTGTCCAGCTCCTGCACCAATAGCTGCTCCTGGCACCAGGTGCCATAGGCCACAGGGCCTAGCCCTTTGCTCTGGGAGAGGTACAATCTCACCTGAGTGCTGGGCAGGGTGCCCACAGATACCCCACCCTGGGCATCCACGCTGCATCCAGCTAGTAGTTTTTCTGGAAGAGTGACAGCGAGACTGAACTCTGCAGGCTGCCCCCAGATGTGGGTCTagactgcttttatttttcttccctttccccctATTCTCCAttctttcccctcccttttttttcttcctctccccttccttcccttctcttatGTGGGTGTAGACACTTGGTCACACAtttgtggggtgccagggatcacagtTCCATGGGCATTCTGCCCGATAAATTGGAGTTTGAAagtttagggattgaacttgggaccTCACACCCTCAAGGCAGGCTCTATTACTGAGCCATGACCTGGCCTGGCACCCCCTGGGCTCTTTAAGAGCAGGTTTCAGCTAGTCCATCACTGGATGAGAAAACCCTGGCTGCAGACTAGAGTACTGGTAAAGTGaattaattttctgt includes:
- the TNNI1 gene encoding LOW QUALITY PROTEIN: troponin I, slow skeletal muscle (The sequence of the model RefSeq protein was modified relative to this genomic sequence to represent the inferred CDS: deleted 1 base in 1 codon; substituted 1 base at 1 genomic stop codon), with protein sequence MPEVXRKSKITASRKLMLKSLMLAKAKECWEQEHEEREAEKARYLAERIPTLQTRGLSLSALQDLCRELHAQVEVVDEERYDIEAKCLHNTREIKDLKLKVLDLRGKFKRPPLRRVRVSADAMLRALLGSKHKVSMDLRANLKSVKKEDTEKERPVEVGDWRKNVEAMSGMEGRKKMFDGAKTPTAQ